CAAGGAGGGTTGGAGGTAGAAGGAATATTCAGAATAACAGGAGAGAACAGCGAGGAAGAGTATGTAAGGGAGCAGCTTAATAAAGGGATGATACCTGATGGCATCGATGTTCATTGTCTAGCTGGACTTATcaaggtttcttcttcttttttacccttgtatatatatctaaatgGAACTTGAATTTGATGATGTGTGCTTCAGGCTTGGTTTAGAGAGCTACCCAGAGGAGTACTAGATCCTCTGCCATCTGAGCAAGTACTGCAATGTGAATCAGACGAGGATTTTATCAAGGTTGTGAGGCTTTTACCTCAGACAGAAGCTTCTCTTCTCAACTGGGCCATCAATCTCATGGCTGATGTTGTTCAGTTTGAGAATGTTAACAAGATGAACTCTCGTAATCTTGCTTTAGTCTTTGCCCCTAACATGTCTCAGGTCAGTTTATTCATTGAAGTGGTAGTTACCTTAGCATGATTCTGCTACTTTTGAGGTTCCTTTTGTTGAGATAACTCTGAGCTGAAGTAGTTTTTTTTCAGTATTGTGAAATGTGTTGGCTATCTTTTGGGTCTCTTGTGTAGATGAAAGACCCGTTGACTGCATTGATGTATGCGGTTCAAGTGATGAAGCTGCTGAAGACTCTCACTGAGAAAACCCTAAGAGAAAGGGAAGTCACGTCTTCCCAGGTCGATACAAGAAGTAGCAATGAAACCGAAGATGGCGAGAAGGAAGTAGAccatgaagaagatgaagatgaagaagaggatgagGAAGGTGATGGAGATGGCGTGTACATAATTAAGGAAGAAGTATCTGAGATAATAAGAGTGACTGCTGGTGACCACAAGTCAGAAAGCATTAAGAGTGCGTTTGAGGGAACTAGTACATCTGATTCAAAGGGAGTTGTGCAGCCACTCGTTTGCAACCCAGACCACATAGGAAGCAAGTGAagttgatgtttttgtttttttttttatgtatttgtgTTTGGATTGcttttatcttattatattgCATTTATGTAACTTCTAAGTAATGTTAGTTTGTTGTTGAATGGTGATATGTCATGAGACTTAACTCTACGGGATGAAAAAGCATAAACTAAAGCCAGAAACATCACTTTCATTCCTTTGGTAGAAACATGTGGTCATAACAAAAATGATACAGTTTCTAACTTAGTTCATCAGATAATCTAAACAAATACAAAGATGAGTACCCCTTGGTTCTTGGCGGTTATTCCAGCTTGACAGAACGGTAGATATGGCGAATAAACATCCAAGAAGCCAAGAAACTTATGGTTCCAAGAACCAAGAAGAGAGCATAACATAACAAAGCAGTGTATCCCAAGTAAAAGCTCAACTGCAGAAACCCGGTCATGTCAGACCTCAGATAGAACAATACTCCATACCCAAACATGAAGATCGCCGCGAATCCTCCGCACCATATCGATCTGCAAACAATGATGATAATCAGAATGATGATACTATGACTGTTTGAACAAGATGTTCACTGTAATGTGAATGTGTCCCATGTTTGGATGAAAAGAATACATACCTCCACCACCATTCATGATCCTCACCGGATAGCTGAATGTAAGTCAAGATAATACCAACACTTGCACTCAACAAGATGAGCACAATGAACGTGAAAAGCATTATTCCAGGAGAGGTATGTATTTTGAATCCCCACAAGCTTGCATAGAGCTGGTGCCACTCAAGAGCAACTGCACTGAAAGGCACAAGGCCTCCAAGAAACATCTGATACAGCTTTCTCCGGTACCAATTCTGTGTTGGAATCTCTCGAGGGTTTCTTTTAATAGCAGAAGGAGGTTGGAACTCTGATAATCCGAAACGGTTACCTAAAACTCCTCCAAACATGAGAAATGGGATATTCAAAAGAGTGTAAATGAGTATGATGACGACTACTGTGCCAAATGGGAGCGCAGCAGTTGCCCCATATGTTATTGCCACAGTGTTGAGAATCGATACTATTATCAAGAAAGGAACCGTGTAGAGGATGCCAGTAAGACGAACACtccttttctgaaaaaaaaaaagaaggcaACAATGTTCAAATGCTTAAGTGTTATGCCAACAATGAATCTTTTGAGAAGGCACTTGATTGAAAAGTCAATTCACCTGTTTGGTTCCCTCGAAATGGTTATGGAAAGAAGCAGACGTGTAACCAGCCACTACTGATGTTAGAGTGTACACGATGACAAGAGAGGTGAGCAGCAATCCGCGATTGTATGGGTATAGAAAACCGGTGAAGGCCAATGCAAAGAGAGCAACAATCCTGTAAACAAGTCAGAGACATGGAACAATATTAAGAAGAAACGTTTATGTATTACTTTCTTTTAGGCAACAAATAGAAATGGATAATATAAAGTAGGAAAGATCGCAAGTGTAATGACAATAGAAGCTTACAGGATTAGAAACTGAGCACCAGTTCCTAAGAAGGCACAAAGCAAGGAGACGTTGGGAGGACATCTAAACACATCACTTTGTATGAGTTTCCAACCCacctctcttttctcttcttcatctccgTTTGAGCTACTGTAATACACGAAAGAGAAGTTAACTCTCCAAACAAGAATAGTCTACTAAGAAAAAGATTGTCACCTTCGTAGTTCATTCTTGAGATGACGCATGAAGAGCAGAGAAAGAAGTCCAACTACCAAAACAACAACGCTTATCGAGTTAAGAAACGAAAAATAGTGAATCTTCTTGCTGATAGGATGAAGCGACGCCTGAGAGTACTTATCCATTCTAGTCTCAGACCGTTCCGAAGTTAAATTCCAAGAAACCGAGTATGTGAACCGAACATCAATCTCAGCGTTATCTGATATATCAACCATGTAGCTAGGATCGCTAAGACTTTGGATTGCAATAACTTCGTCTGCTGCATTGTAGAGAACGTTAAAGTTCAAGTGACTGAATAAATAATACTTAGCATTCTCCTCCCCACCGTGACCAGAATAATCTCTCTCTACTTTGCCAACAAATCCCCACAAGGGAAGGTCGTCGTAATACATTTGAAAGTAAAAGTCTTGAGCGATAGTTTCTCTGAATCTGGCAACCTCACTGGACGTTAATCTCTTGTGGCACAATACAGCATTAGTTTTGTCCTCCTTAAATTTCAGGTCGTATAAGGAGCTCATTAATCTGTCGCCATTAAGAACTTCCCCAAGAGTTTCCTGTTTCTCAATCACagaatctacaaaaaaaaaaacacaaaaacaacCACCACTGGAACTTGGGAAAGGAATAAACTTTATGAtgttttaaattacaatattgGAACTAAAAGTAAAACTTGATCACTGAGTTTGGTCTTGATAAAGCTAACCTGGAGGACAGAAGGGCAAATCATAGTATTGATAGGTCTCACTGCAAAACAAAGCAAAACCAGAGAAACGAGTTTTAGTCAATCCTCCCCTAATCTTTACAAAACAAAAGCATATCTTACACATTCTTCTAACTTGGATCTATAGCTTCTAATACACAATTCAAGTTACTAACTCATTTGAAGATCCAGTCACTGTTTAAAAACCCATCTAGCAAATGAAAGACTTTGAATTCAAAAACCTCTCAAGGGTGAAGAGAGACAAaagagattttaataaaaatctcaCCTTGGATTGTGGAGAGGACCCACTTTGTTGACGAAGAAAGGGACATGATCGCCGGCTTTGTATCGGGTCGGACCCGAAGAGCCTGATCCGATCCAGAAGGTCAATGCGAGCAAGACTTGTAGCAGAAACTGCGCCATGATTGGCACTCTTGAGCTGCTTTGGCAAAAGGAACGAATGAGTATGTATGTGCAAGAGGAGCTCATCTTCTATTTAAACACCATCCATCTTCTAATAATCTGACATGAGATGAAAGCAAAACCGTACAGGAACAGATATAAACAGGAAACGACGTCGTGTAAAAACAAAGTCAAACCTGAATGGTGGTGATGAAATTGATCAGCAGAAGCTAGACTGTGATCAGAGTTCGGTTTAGTTTATAACTCCTCCGCGACGGTGAGAAACAGACATCTTCGATGAAACTCAACCCGGACGAGAAGAAAGTTCCAAAACAGTTCGGTTTAGTTTCTGGTTATAGGAATTTAACAGTTTCAAAACCAATCACGTTACAGAGCCCATTCGGTTTAGTTCAGTTCAGTTCAGTTCATTGCAATTTGGGCTTTTCTTTATATTCTCAAAGGCCCAATTGTTTTTTTGAGGATTATGTATAAATGCTTCGCATCTCGAATCGCCTAGGGTTTCTTCCGTCTCATCATCAGGTAAGGACTGCGTCACTTGTTGTAGCTtgaatcttcttcttttagGTTTATTATACTTGTTTCTCGAattcaatttcatattttatttattttgtttgttagcAGGATCAGATCTTTTGAGACAAGCTCAAAATGAGGTACTTGATCACATCTCTTGGATTCACAGTTGTTTAAATTTAACTCTATATGCAATTTTGGTTGACCAATCAGATAGGAAGCGTTTGATTAATTATTAGTTTGAATAGAATGCTAATAGTCTAGAAATGACTTGATGTTGTTCTGCAGTTTAGTTCCTAGCTACACTTTTGGTGTATTTAGTGGTTTGTTCAATTCATAATTGTGTCACTGTTGTTTGTTGATTCAATATTTATTGGCACTTGTGTTACAGTAAGCTTCAGAGTGAGGCTGTTAAAGAAGCCATAACTGTAATCCGAGGAAAATCAGAAGAGAAGAAACGCAACTTTGTTGAGACTCTCGAGCTCCAGATTGGTCTGAAAAATTATGACCCTCAAAAGGACAAGCGTTTCAGTGGTTCCGTCAAGTTACCACACATTCCCCGTCCCAAGATGAAGATCTGCATGCTCGGAGACGCCCAGCACGTCGAGGAGGCTGAGAAAATGGGGCTGGACTCTATGGACGTGGAGTCTCTGAAAAAGCTCAACAAGAACAAGAAGCTCGTCAAGAAGCTTGCCAAGAAGTACCACGCCTTCTTGGCCTCTGAATCCGTCATCAAGCAGATCCCTCGTCTTCTCGGTCCTGGTCTCAACAAGGCTGGCAAGTTCCCGACGCTTGTGAGCCACCAGGAATCGCTGGAGGGGAAGGTGAATGAAACTAAGGCTACGGTAAAGTTTCAGCTGAAGAAGGTTCTGTGTATGGGTGTCGCTGTTGGTAACCTCTCCATGGAGGAGAAGCACATCTTTCAGAATGTTCAGATGAGTGTCAACTTCCTCGTCTCTCTCTTGAAGAAGAACTGGCAAAACGTATGTAGTTGACTGACTCCCACTTTTCcctttcttttaattctgtttcctTTCTTTCACTATCTTAACTTTGTTCTGTCTGCTGCCTGGTGATAACTTGTAGGTGAGGTGTTTGTACCTCAAGAGTACGATGGGACCACCACAAAGAATCTTCTGAGCTCACGCTGCTGCTTCAATGGTGGCTATTACACTTggccttttgtttttgtttcggaCATATTTGAAAGGTTGTAAGAATTGTGTTGGCTTTGGTTGATGAATTTTGTAGCTTATATTATCTTGAATTATTTGTTCATGAAGATTCAGCAAACAAATAATGTTCTAAATGAAAACAGGAATGCCTTTGCTAGTGCCATTCTCCCTCTCTCCACATGTTTactaaatttaatgtttttacaGATTACTAAATCTTtagaaaatcattttatttcaaaagtaaacatttgatgattttgttagatttttaaaTCTTAGTAATTCTCTGTGAGTTATGGGCCCATACTTACTAGGGCCCAAATCCGAAGATAAAGGCCTTTTTCTAACTACCATATCATTTCTCCTTTTTCCCCAAGCGAAAGTGATCTCGTGAGTTCCAATAGCTTGCGCCCCGCTTTCTTCTCCAACCCCCAAATCTGAGCTTAGCGTAAATCAGAATCCCTAGGTTTCTTCCGATTAGGTCTAAATCAGATCGAACATATCTTTTTCCCCGATTTAGAAAGATGTCTCAGAACGGGAAGCTGATCCCACCAAATATGGATCAGAACAGTACGAGGCTCCTCAATCTCACAGTTCTCCAGCGACTCGATCCCTTCATCGAGGAGATCCTCATCACCGCCGCTCACGTCACTTTCTACGAATTCAACATCGAGATCAGTCAATGGGTAAATTTGCAATCAAATCATTCGTATCAAATTTTGCTTTTGCTACCCAGCTGAtctgttttctattttattttattttaattcaaatcagAGTCGTAAGGATGTTGAAGGATCTTTGTTTGTTGTCAAAAGGTTAGTAGGTCTTCAACTATGTGTGATGTTGTTAACTTCAAATCATTTAACGTTCTGATGTGATCCATTTCAGAAATAAACAACCTCGGTTTCAGTTTATCGTGATGAATCGTCGGAATACAGGTCAGATTTGTTTTCGATTCCCTCTGTGATGATGTGCTAGCACAAGTAGTGGTCTGTAACAATGActaagggtttaggatttagcaAGATCTTGAGTGAAATTggttgatatttttgttttgagttCTTAGAGTTATGGAGTCACTATTACTCCCTCTTATGGTTTCATAAAGAGTttcactaaaatatttttcatacatattaagaaaataattgaaaatcatttatgttttcatttattacATCTGTTTAACCATTagtgttttaataaataaatttatttattaagatcaatgcattttgtaattaatattgagctgaaagtaaatataaattgtattgaAATCAAACTTTTTGtgatacaagaaaaaaaatgctATTGTAAcacttatttaaaaacagaTGGAATAGTAATCATGAGTGTGTTGTTGTGGGCAGATAATCTTGTGGAAGATCTGCTGGGGGATTTTGAGTATGAAGTCCAAGGTCCATATTTACTTTACCGTAATGCTTCTCAAGAAGTGAATGGCATTTGGTTCTACAATAAACGCGAATGTGAGGAGGTTGCTCGTCTTTTCGACAGGTTAATATAGTTTTCTACTACTGCATTATTATTATCACCTACAAACTGaccttttttatataaaattagatCCAGAAATACTCGTAGGTATCAAAGGTTTAATCATGATAATAGCGTTATTAACCTTTTATTCACCTATcttaatacatatttatttccATACTCGTTGTACCTTGTCCTTATGGTGTGCCTTGGCATGACAGATTACTTAGCGCTTATTCCAAGGCAAACCAGAAGCCAAATACGTCATCTTCGAAAAGGTATTGAGTCATTAGCTCTTTTACTTAGCGCTTATTCCAAGGCAAACCAGAAGCCAAATACGTCATCTTCATGTTTAATTTTAGACATTGAGACCACTTTTTCAGATTGGATAGTTCTTATATGTTTAATTGAGTTAAATTTTCTACGTATTGCAGCGAGTTTGAGGAATTGGAAGCTGTGCCTACAATGGCAGTTATGGATGGTCCTCTTGAACCATCTTCAACTGCTAGGGATGCCCCTAACGATCCTACTTTTGTCAACTTCTTTAGCGTAAGTCTCTATAGCTTTTGATCCACTCTCACACTGTCGCATTCATCATCATGATAGCATCAATTCTAGATTCTTCAATTGTCTTTAACTTAGTAGTCGGTCTAGTTTAGGTTCTGGGGCACAAGCCGTTGATTTTCTTACTTTGAACTCCTCAAAGTGTAAGACTGAATTTGTCAATAATGTTGGCTTGACTACAGTCAGCGATGGCTCTTGGGAACAATTCAAGTGGACAGACAAGTGGACCACCGTACCAACAACCATCAGCAATTCCACTGCAACCTCACCAACCCACTCTTGCCCCTCCTGCACCGACAGCTGCACCTCCACAGATATTATCACCCCCGCCTCTACAATCCTCCTCTCCTATGATGCCTCTCTTTGACAACAATCCTGATCTTATCAGCAGCAAGTCCAATGTTCACACGGATTTGGTGACGCCGTCCT
The Raphanus sativus cultivar WK10039 chromosome 1, ASM80110v3, whole genome shotgun sequence DNA segment above includes these coding regions:
- the LOC108837878 gene encoding rho GTPase-activating protein 5, which translates into the protein MDIGGPTNVKHVAHVTFDRFNGFLGLPSEFEPDVPKKAPSASATVFGVSTESMQLSYDSRGNCVPVILLLLQSRLYDQGGLEVEGIFRITGENSEEEYVREQLNKGMIPDGIDVHCLAGLIKAWFRELPRGVLDPLPSEQVLQCESDEDFIKVVRLLPQTEASLLNWAINLMADVVQFENVNKMNSRNLALVFAPNMSQMKDPLTALMYAVQVMKLLKTLTEKTLREREVTSSQVDTRSSNETEDGEKEVDHEEDEDEEEDEEGDGDGVYIIKEEVSEIIRVTAGDHKSESIKSAFEGTSTSDSKGVVQPLVCNPDHIGSK
- the LOC130494318 gene encoding transmembrane 9 superfamily member 5-like isoform X1, coding for MSSSCTYILIRSFCQSSSRVPIMAQFLLQVLLALTFWIGSGSSGPTRYKAGDHVPFFVNKVGPLHNPSETYQYYDLPFCPPDSVIEKQETLGEVLNGDRLMSSLYDLKFKEDKTNAVLCHKRLTSSEVARFRETIAQDFYFQMYYDDLPLWGFVGKVERDYSGHGGEENAKYYLFSHLNFNVLYNAADEVIAIQSLSDPSYMVDISDNAEIDVRFTYSVSWNLTSERSETRMDKYSQASLHPISKKIHYFSFLNSISVVVLVVGLLSLLFMRHLKNELRSSSNGDEEEKREVGWKLIQSDVFRCPPNVSLLCAFLGTGAQFLILIVALFALAFTGFLYPYNRGLLLTSLVIVYTLTSVVAGYTSASFHNHFEGTKQKRSVRLTGILYTVPFLIIVSILNTVAITYGATAALPFGTVVVIILIYTLLNIPFLMFGGVLGNRFGLSEFQPPSAIKRNPREIPTQNWYRRKLYQMFLGGLVPFSAVALEWHQLYASLWGFKIHTSPGIMLFTFIVLILLSASVGIILTYIQLSGEDHEWWWRSIWCGGFAAIFMFGYGVLFYLRSDMTGFLQLSFYLGYTALLCYALFLVLGTISFLASWMFIRHIYRSVKLE
- the LOC130494318 gene encoding transmembrane 9 superfamily member 5-like isoform X2, whose translation is MAQFLLQVLLALTFWIGSGSSGPTRYKAGDHVPFFVNKVGPLHNPSETYQYYDLPFCPPDSVIEKQETLGEVLNGDRLMSSLYDLKFKEDKTNAVLCHKRLTSSEVARFRETIAQDFYFQMYYDDLPLWGFVGKVERDYSGHGGEENAKYYLFSHLNFNVLYNAADEVIAIQSLSDPSYMVDISDNAEIDVRFTYSVSWNLTSERSETRMDKYSQASLHPISKKIHYFSFLNSISVVVLVVGLLSLLFMRHLKNELRSSSNGDEEEKREVGWKLIQSDVFRCPPNVSLLCAFLGTGAQFLILIVALFALAFTGFLYPYNRGLLLTSLVIVYTLTSVVAGYTSASFHNHFEGTKQKRSVRLTGILYTVPFLIIVSILNTVAITYGATAALPFGTVVVIILIYTLLNIPFLMFGGVLGNRFGLSEFQPPSAIKRNPREIPTQNWYRRKLYQMFLGGLVPFSAVALEWHQLYASLWGFKIHTSPGIMLFTFIVLILLSASVGIILTYIQLSGEDHEWWWRSIWCGGFAAIFMFGYGVLFYLRSDMTGFLQLSFYLGYTALLCYALFLVLGTISFLASWMFIRHIYRSVKLE
- the LOC130509285 gene encoding 60S ribosomal protein L10a-1-like yields the protein MSKLQSEAVKEAITVIRGKSEEKKRNFVETLELQIGLKNYDPQKDKRFSGSVKLPHIPRPKMKICMLGDAQHVEEAEKMGLDSMDVESLKKLNKNKKLVKKLAKKYHAFLASESVIKQIPRLLGPGLNKAGKFPTLVSHQESLEGKVNETKATVKFQLKKVLCMGVAVGNLSMEEKHIFQNVQMSVNFLVSLLKKNWQNVRCLYLKSTMGPPQRIF
- the LOC130509273 gene encoding mRNA-decapping enzyme-like protein; this translates as MSQNGKLIPPNMDQNSTRLLNLTVLQRLDPFIEEILITAAHVTFYEFNIEISQWSRKDVEGSLFVVKRNKQPRFQFIVMNRRNTDNLVEDLLGDFEYEVQGPYLLYRNASQEVNGIWFYNKRECEEVARLFDRLLSAYSKANQKPNTSSSKSEFEELEAVPTMAVMDGPLEPSSTARDAPNDPTFVNFFSSAMALGNNSSGQTSGPPYQQPSAIPLQPHQPTLAPPAPTAAPPQILSPPPLQSSSPMMPLFDNNPDLISSKSNVHTDLVTPSSFFGPPRMMAQPHLIPGSSIPTTPPMNLNNATHQQRPYGTPMLQPFPPPTPPASLAPAHSGPVINRDKVKEALLALVQENEFIDMVTRALQNAHQQ